The window GTTcgaaataaatttcaaaattataccGAAAGTACCAATTTCTGCACTCTGACtgatttaaatatcaaaaactCAAAAGTATTTTTGAGTAACATAATCTTGTCTTTAACCATGCATATGCTTACGAGAAACTTGCAAGGGTATAAATGTTTGCATTAGGTATATATGCATTATTCTGTTTAAAATTACTAGcatgaaaaaatgacattaaCAAACCGCCAACCATCTCAAATATCCATAAAACGCAATACAAATTCAACCCAGAgaagagcaacacggacctccgaGGTCAAAAGACATCAagagatagaggtaggatcaagtgcctaggaggagtgagcatcctctgctgaccggtcacacccgccatGTACTCCTTTTCGTAATCGGGGAATAAACCCCGGAAAAATCCGTgaacaattaggtgattaattatggtctaacaattaatatgaaaatagtCAGTCAGCATATGGTTAATAAAGAGTTATCCGAACACATATGTATCGCAGAAACGGTGACTGTGGCGTCACGTACTCTCTTGTAATGTTGGCATGGTTACCGAAGAACAGGTTCGGGTTATCCctcttatttaaaaataaaaaaagttttttcatTACTCTCCCTTGCcctattttatgttttatagaCCTGATGAAATTGTCGGATATATCAAATGCGGATCGCCACTCTGATACCCCAAAAACCCTGATATTGTTGAGCCCTTAGAGGATAATCAGTGTTCGTCTTTAAAGaacttaatatttttatcagggtcaagatctagtaaatgaaaggtgtccacaattttatgaaattcaagattgaaattctttcaatgatgctttaAAACAATAGCTTTGTCTGATAGGGGCTTACCTTTTGCTAAAcgcaatgaaaaatcatgtttagaACTATCATTTCTAGACAGAAATAAGTAACAAGTTTCAgagttttgtcaatttttttttattaattttatatatctaGATTACCTAAAGTCACCCCGAAatgttataaaacaaacacGTACTTTTGTAacgatttaatttaaaatgtcaacAGTCTGTTTCATTTTCAACTAAAGTTCTGTTCGAAAAGAATTGAAAGCAataatcaattatgacgtcataactgtTCTAGCATAAAAATACACTGGAAACATTAACTAGATCATGACCGTAAGAGGATAAACCCTTTAACAGGATTATCTATGACATCTTTTATGGTACTACACATtagttaagaaataaacaacgttatttagtgaacatggcgttacgaaaagcaattgctctgttggcatattccatgatgcgcgctagctcAGTTATTCCTAACGctatgttcactaaataatcgttgtttattacttatatttgcattagACTATTTGCAAATatcctgtattagcctagaccttgacatttagctattgcatcaaaataaacattcagactcTAATGTAtcttttaattcacatagatttgttaacagaatgaATGATGTTATAACAGAAACTCCTTTTCAATGttattataagacatgttttaattaaatacataaattttaagGAGTTGGAGAAAAAGACATGATGTTTCGTATAGCGGTTTAAATGTacaacgtcatggaaaagtatatgacgtcacacctttatgacgtcatagtgtaCAGCTAGATAGAGCAACTgcaattatagaaaaataatctCAGTTCCTCCGCAtggacttacagtgggaaagaacaatggagttgcaaatattaacatttaaatgtcatatataagtttatattatattgtataaaaagcTCAGTGAACCTTGGATAAatagtatttcttttaaatatgtacaatctatcatgatttttacaggaCATCAACGAACCTTGAAGACGGAGATACATCGTCGGCCCATCCTTTCAGATCGATAACTAATGTTTCAAATAATTccgaaaaaaaaccctttaataaaaaataaccgAAAATAACCGAATGATATCGTGTGAACCACGCTTACCTTGTAAGTGATTCTCCAAAATCAACTCTATCCAACGTTTCATTTTCCTTTAAGTTTCCCTGTAAGGCaatgtaaaattatcaatcgTGTAACATGTCAAAGCAATGGCTAGTTCAAGAGCGCCTATGTTTATACAGCACCGTTCTTTTATTGACAGACTCTCTTATCGAAACGGCCTCATCGATTACAGCATAATGCGGCCTTccttttttataaacatgtaatgcattccAAGGTATTCTGATTATAAGCAGGCTtaagttttaaacttttttttttacttaaccTGTGAAGAAATGATATCATGTATAACAATACTTTACCCTGATATTCTAATTTAGGTTAGAACTCATGGGTGCGTTTTACAGGAGAACTTACGACTTAtaaccaaattaatgaatgcttatTAATCACAAACATGTCGATGTTTTATTCTTATAGCTGTAGAATATAATCTTAGGAAATAAAATAGTTGCAACCAAATGGTTTTATAAAAATTCTGTCCATTCATGATCACTCTAAGAGACTACAAAataagttattttgtaaaatgcagcccagCATTAAAGAAAGAAGATCAATCCTATTATATACATGATCTTTGATGATCTTTCTAGAACTTAAACAGACATTCCTTACGAAGAAATAATATCGGGCCATGTTTCTAGATTAGCAACTTGTttaattatatgataattttgaaaaacaaattatagaAGAGAaccccctttaaaaaatgatatctttTGAACATATATAGCTTACTTTTTCatagattttcttaaaataactaattttcagttttattatgcctttattttttatctaaaggCTGTATACAAGTAAATAAGATAACATTTCAAAGCAACGACTTCCCTTTAGAGCGCATTAATTTATACAGAAAGGCATTGAGTCAAATCTAACATTTTTAAGTTGCATTCTAAACCAGATAATAAATTAAGTCTGTGCTTTAGAAATCGACATGCCTGCAATGTGATactgagaaaaaaattcttctcgTTTACAACATTTTATCACAAATAGGATTTGTTTAGAACCAAAcccttttaaattattttttgtcagtTATTCAACACATAACTATGATTAAGTTGACAGTCAATAATATTAAACTTTATGTTGAAGCAAATCCGCATTTCCAAAAGCAATTGACCCTtagtcaattttaaattactttcaaatttgtttttgagGCAATGACTTTAGAACATGTTTTCGTTTATATACAGACACGATAGCTAGATTGGTCATGATATCTTAATTATGTATTATGCATCGCCCCTAACATATCAGGCAATCAATGATCACACTTTCTTCCTTCCAAGTAACGATCGATTTCTTTTCGGTTAACAGTGCTATGACTGACCAACGTTTGAAATAATCTTtgaagaacaaaacaaaaaacgtCACCAAATGGAACGTAAGAGTGAATATTTCAGACAAAAgttataaatatgatttacaaacaaattttaaaaaatatagttctacatattaagcattgtatcatttttaatgTGTAACTCGTTGATCCCGCGCTCGCGTTGGATACCATCTAGTGAAACAGGAATAttccaaatatcttgaaaactgtttagaTTCCGACcactaaaccatatatattcttgtttaggatgtcattatgatgcatcaaatagGGTACTTAAAGTACTTCCCGAGGAGTTCTCTTTAACCCCAACCCCCGCTCCTTCTGAAATAGGAAGTGATGGTATATTTTGAGATCCTTATCTCAAAACCATATTTATATTTGCTCGTTGTGTCATTGCGCATCAAAAGGTGTATaggttatgcccccttggaggcactttgattttttagaactgaaaataataaaacattttatcttattcatatgtagtgtttaaCCCATGTGGGTAaatcctagcctaatgatgaccctgctttgtttaggagactttacaattgcacagaaaacattttattgtttttatcctaaaatttaaaaagcaatttccaaaattttaatGTGCATTTAGAGAAAAATACCAAtgaagaaatgatttaaaagttgctactgtatacatgtaagaatgtaagactgaatctttagaatCAGGTTTGATTCGGGGGGTGTGGAGgatcaacattttattttattaatttattatcaatttaaacttgaatattagttattgatcACCACGTAGAAAATAAGACTTTTGATCAtaggtcaataaaaatatttggcaATTATGCAAGATGtaatgtacttttttttaataaaaatattttttaaccagtttataaaactttttagaccccaaattatattttgattttaatagatcattcaaCAATTAAGAAGAGTGTAaatgcaatgttttttttttttattttaagagaaaaaaacgtcattttatttacagttaAGGAGAGATACATGCAtggattaaaaaaatgttaagggGAGAGGTAACAGTTATTTGACTTTGCCAGGGGGTTCTttcgaggcatatttttggcaGTTTTATAATagcatttaaagaaatttgaattttagagagggatctggaccccctgacccccccccccccccccccccgatccgCGCATAggataaatattaattttctgctactatttgactaaAAGGATtatctttgatttttcaaaacctTTTTGCACATCTATTGGACAGTCCATATCATATCCcaatatttgatgcattaattCATTATGTATATATGAGAAGTTCTGGGATCTATATTTTTTAGGAGTGATATACGTTGATTTTCTGCTATTATTttactccctggatgaaattaaaaaaaattaaaaccttaTTTCACATCTGTCggacagtccctatcatatcatatgatatgacgTGTCTATTCGAATTCATTTAATGATATgaggagttctgggatctaGCCTTTTTTTGGAATGATAAACGTCACTTTTAACTATTATTTGACTCCCTGggtgattttcaaatttttaaaaccttattgcacatctttAGGACAACCCCTATCATTTACCAAGGTATGATATGTCTATTCATTAAGTATAGGAGGAGTCCTGGGATTTAGGATTTTTTGGAATAATAAACGTCATTTTTCTGCTACATGTACTATTTGAGTttctggatgaaatttaatattttaaaaccttattgcgcatctataggacaTACCCAATCATATCCAAAATGATGATATACCTACTTCAGTTGTtttaagaggagttctgggatctaGCTTTTTTaggagtgataaacgtcaattttatGCTACTAAAAGAAGTCGTTTTTCAGCTACCAAATGACttccaggacaaaattgaaatttccgaACCTTTATTGCGCATTAGATTATACGGTTCATTtgaaaacatattccaagagataaTTTGACTATCgttgaaaataaaggtgttcgaggaagaaggtttttggtgaaaaaaacgtcattttttaccaatcaaTTTATTCCAAGGACTATCAGAGAGTTTTataaacctttttacaaaacaaaatgccaacCCAAATTATACTCCACAGGATCATTTTGCTGGTTTGTAAGATGTAaaagcagtttgagaaagtaaaacgtgacagacggacgaacggaacaggaaaacaacaatatacccgaactttctttagaaagtgcgtgTATAATAATATTGTTCAAACTTGTTTTTGTCAAAGATACAACTTAATTGTTGATCTTTATTAGTAAGTTTAAGTAAGTAAAGTtataacacatacatgtataatttaatgtgtaaaataatttattaagaACATCATTattacaacaaatattttcaAGTTAGATTTGACATATTGTCATGACATTAATAAAGTGGAAATAATGCAAAAGCTAAATCAATTGAATACATGATTAATGTTTATGTTCTAATTctagttttgatattttacttctGTCAGTCCTTGTATTCTGTACATCTAAAtctatacatttacatataaaaaggTCTCGAATGTGTAGAAATGCATTTATAGGAAACTTGGTCATATCAATAAACATACATTTTGTGCAATGAAAGCCCTATTATCATCAGTAAGTAACAAACATACTTGtacaacaaaatgtatttaaaatacaatatagtaAATAAGAATTATAAAACTTGGAAAAATGCTTGATAATTATTATTCAGTTTACAAAAATAACGTCGAGATAGGAACGAGGTTAACATAAGTCATAAAAGTCATACAAAGTCATTATATTATGATAGTATCATTAACATTTACAACACAATCGCAATGtaaaatgtaatattaaaacaaaacttaaagTGGGTGCAGCTGATTTTCATCACTTCTCATTGTGTCAGAGATTTGTTCATACGATGAGCGTTTGCATTTTTGGACGAACACATAAAGGACAAAACCAAAAGCTATAAGCAGGAAGACGGAGAGGGAAGTTACTTCGACTTCAACCGCCGTGGTATTGTCGGGAGGTTTTGGCTTTATACAATGTCCACAACTACTAggtgattctttaaaattttgtgtatttgtaGTTGGGTATTCACCTTCTTTTGAtgatttaagattttttgtaCATGCAGCTGGgtatttaactttaatttcaatTGATTGAGCTGGCAATGGACAGTCGATAACATCAAACGTTTTGCTGAAGCAGATCCGTATTTCAGACAGCAATGGAGTCTACGATGTAAAGtaatttttttgatttcatTATGTTTCTATAACAATGAGTTTTGAATATGTTTCATATATACACAAAACCAAAGTTCCGAGTGTTTATCTAGTATACTGTATTAACTATATGAAATAAAGACACTTATTTGTCTTGTCGTCAGGATGACTGATTTTCACTTATATTTAAAGGgggcattgtcacgattttggtcaaattttgtttttatgtttttattatttacaatgctttagaaatgcatttctaatgagcaaatttaatttgagagttatttgtagagttataagcaagatacagggctcataattctttgtcatgtaaacaaggctcgtgccctctttttgtttacataggtttaatataccagtaaaaaatctttttccagcttatttgtctttttatttattttaagcatagataaacagttctttacgtttaacacattcgtttaaggtttaacactgaaatatttacttcaacgttcaaaatataaacaagggctttgtttacatagcgaagaatttcaagctctgtaactcgcttctAACTCAACAAATGAAACTCAAAATTCTgttgcctttctgaagcattgtaaatattaaaatcggaataataatttttgaccaaaatcgtgaccatgcccctttaagtagTTAAGAACGATGCATTGTTCTTGGCCTCTGGTAGCGACCCGAAGCCTTGACTTTTGCTCAATATCACAAACACTTCCAGTTTTGTTGAAGTTCGCTCAAATCACGTTGCTGATAGAAATGACTTTACATAtttagaagagaaaatatctatTTAGATAACGCTTTCTTTGGATtgctaaatatttaaaacaatgtcgaggacaaaataaacagcaattttaaAGGGAGAACAATCTTTCATAGTAACAATCCGGAAACCAGTATTCCAAGGATTCTGGCTGTTTACTTAATGCTTAGTTTGGCCATgttaaatgggttttttttttaaactatcacTTTAAGTTGCCAATTATAATAAGCACGCGCAGAAAATTACCTATGTGGTATGTAGTCATTTCGTCACCAGTAATAGATTTCGATCGGTATTGTCTTATTTATCTGTGTCAATAATTAGAGGACATATTAGTTAtcagatataaatatttaaaatttcattattttattttgtatttttaaagttattctATTTTTTAGGTTGAGCACTCAGAAGTTTTGTTAAGTGTACTTTATTcttaatgcatatttttatcaatactTACACATCTGTTTTTGATCCAAGTTATGTACGATTTATGTCCGGTTTTCAGTTTCATGGCTGACTGAACTTTATTAATCTATAGAAAACACGACTAAAAAGTCAACAAATAGTATCACAAAGTGATGTATTTACTCCATAAACAATGGCACAGTCAGACATATGCacaggatatacatgtaataacgaATTAAATAAAACAGGCTTAAGCAATTGATCTTTATTTTTGGATGTTTTAACATGAATCTCAACGACATTTTATTGGTTGTTTTATCAGATACAAAATCtccttatacatatatattttttttaattttcactacTTTTAACCACCTGGAACTAAGACAGAGATAACACGTATAGTTGATCTGATTTTAtgataagattaattttttcaatgaacCGAATACTCAATTTCACTCAATTTGTTgttccccccaaaaaaaggctgtaagaaCTGTTTGGCTTGGGCTGACTTGCTTGTcatcaattgttgggatacttACAAAACAGGAGAACTTTTCATTTATTGATGAAACAAAGACATGCAAAAATTGTATGGtacaaaaagtttacaaactttagtaatatcattaaataatttaattctggttgtaacacgctttctgattggttgaaaaatttattttatatcgtataaaaaatgttgcttacatcatagtaagactaacgtcaaaaacgtatcaatcctccagacgttacgtttgaattttgtacagattgatgtcattttatagaTCATATGGctgtttttatcaacaattgatagcaaaaaaaattaatttataaagaatgaattcaatatttatgagttttttacgatataaaatggtttggaacagtttacgctttttaaTTAAcagcttcgcggtttataaagcgtaaactgcaccaaacattttatatcgtataaaacttatcaatattgaattcattcctaaAATAAACTTGCCAAAAAGTTTAACAATTATAGTAATATCATAAAATGAACTTGCTGTATATGTGTTGAAgttgttttctgttattttttcctTCGAAAGGATACTATAAGTAAAAACAGAAAGATATCTTTGTATCCAAGGAAATTTGTGATGCATGCAGAAGCAGTTGccttcttttaaaatatgtttgtatcataaaattgtatttgagatttttcaaaaacttttctTATCAAATAAAGAGTTTTACAAATAAGAAGGTGTAATCATATAAAAAGTTACCCGGTTACGTTATACTGTTCAGCCAATTGTAAgactttcttaaaatatttcaaaatggtGTTCACTTCTGCAACACTATATGCACATGAGCCATGCTTTCTCCACTCGTAAGACCTTTCAATATGTACAAGAATATTTATAATAGATATGTTACAGAAATGGTATGTGTgttctattaaaaaaatgtctttcaTCTTTCTTATACACGTACGAACTAATAGTTTTTgaagatttatttaaaaatgattttattattgatattgTACTAGAcgttttaaacttatttttgatTGTTTAGAATAGGTATAATGGATTAAaggtaattaaaattaaatgtacagtTATGTTAATATGACTGTTTTTTACcagaaatcaatattttttttagttaagtCCAGGTTTGGCCAAAACTCGTCCAATGATTTCTCAATCGTCTACAAAAACAGGGTGACAAATGTATCAAATAGTTTTCGCATTTACAAATTGAAGAGTTTTCAACCATATTTGTAAAAAGCAGCATTCAAAATTGAAATAGTGTTAGTAGAAGTGTTAGCAGTAATAGTAGTAGTAGAAgtacaaaagaagaaaaagtatCATTAGTAGTAGTAATAGTTGTAGtagaagtagtagtagtagtagtagtaaaaaagaaatagtagtagtagtagtagtagtagtagtagtagtagtagtagtacatgtagtagtagtagtagtagtagtagtagttgtagAAGTAGTAGTAtgagtagtagtagtagtagtagtagtacatgtagtagtagtagtagtagtagtagtacatgtagtagtagtagtagtagtagtagtagtagtagtatgagtagtagtagtagtagtagaagAAGTAGTAGTAtgagtagtagtagtagtagtatatgtagtagtagtagtagtagtagtagtagtagtagtagtagtagtagtacatgtagtaatagtagtagtagtagttgtagAAGTAGTAGTAtgagtagtagtagtagtagtagtagtacatgtagtagtagtagtggtagtagtagtagtacatgtagtagtagtagtagtagtagtagtagtagtagtagtagtagtacatgtagtagtagtagtagtagtagtagtagtagtagtagtagtagaagtagtagtatgagtagt is drawn from Crassostrea angulata isolate pt1a10 chromosome 5, ASM2561291v2, whole genome shotgun sequence and contains these coding sequences:
- the LOC128185693 gene encoding ribonuclease Oy-like — its product is MDLPFSLRLLFSVLFLLECSHVEAASFDYFTLAFQWPITYCSDKNTNCYQKHIWTIHGLWPSNKNRRNPDYCNNTFDGSQITTIEKSLDEFWPNLDLTKKNIDFWSYEWRKHGSCAYSVAEVNTILKYFKKVLQLAEQYNVTGILSKEKITENNFNTYTINKVQSAMKLKTGHKSYITWIKNRCTPLLSEIRICFSKTFDVIDCPLPAQSIEIKVKYPAACTKNLKSSKEGEYPTTNTQNFKESPSSCGHCIKPKPPDNTTAVEVEVTSLSVFLLIAFGFVLYVFVQKCKRSSYEQISDTMRSDENQLHPL